The following coding sequences are from one Poecilia reticulata strain Guanapo linkage group LG18, Guppy_female_1.0+MT, whole genome shotgun sequence window:
- the LOC103480920 gene encoding uncharacterized protein PB18E9.04c-like, which yields MTTAVRTTTTAATTTTTATPTTTVTPTTTIASKTTTAPSTTTTAAPTTTTASPTVTTTAPTTAPTTSTAALTVTTAAPTTTTAAPTTTTAVPSSTIAAPTPTNAVRPTTTAAPTTTTAATTTTTTAPTTTTASQSTIRAVPTTTTAAPTTTTTAPSVTATPKATTAAPTKTTAAPTTTTAAPSTTAAPTTTTAAPTTTAAAPTTTTAALTTTNPAPTSTTAAPTTSTAAPTTTTAPPTTTTAYSSSSQNSXSNHNYSCSNHNNSSCNHIYSSSIYNSSSSNHYNSSSNHNRSCSNHNYSGSNHNHCYSDHNHCCSDHNHRCSIYNSSSNHYNSSSIHNHSTASATTTAAPTSTTAAPTTSTAAPPTTTSPPTTTTATPTSTTAAPTTTAVAPPTTTAAPTVTTAAPTTTTASPTSTTASPTTTTAAPTTTAAARTLQPHPPLLQHSSNHNYCSSNYNYSSSNHNNCSYLNNGCSHHNHCCSNHIYSSSIYNNSSSNHYNSSSNHNRSCSNHKYSGSNHNHHCSNRNSNSKSNNSSSDHKHCYSDHNHCCSDLNHRCSIYNSSSNHYNSSSNHNHSSSNHNHRCSIHTYSGIGHNNSSSNLNYSSSYHIHSSSTHNHRSSDHNNSYSNLNNSCSNHNCSSSTHNNSSSNRNNISSNHNHSFSNLNHSFSNHIYSGSNHHCSGSNRNNSSCNNNSSNHSSSNHTHRCSNRNNSRSNNNNSCPKHNNGYFNHNYSSSNNNYCSSNYNYSSSNHNNCSNHNNGCSHHNHWWFNHNNRSSNHNNSSSNHIYSSSIYNNSRSNHIYSSSIYNNSSSNHIYSSSIYNNSSSNYNNSSSNHNNCSSNHINDHNNGSSNNNGSSNNNGCSILNNGCSNHNNDCSNHHNGYSNHNNDCSNHNNSCSNHKHNFYNSNNYRWHN from the exons atgACTACCGCTGTTCGGactacaacaacagcagctacaaccacaacaacagctacCCCAACCACAACAGTTACCCCAACCACAACTATAGCATCTAAAACAACTACAGCACCTTCAACCACAACTacagcggctccaaccacaacaacagcttcTCCTACCGTAACAACAACAGCTCCAACAACAGCTCCAACCACATCCACCGCTGCTCTAACCGTaacaacagctgctccaacaacaacaacagcagctccgaCCACCACAACAGCAGTTCCATCCTCAACCATAGCAGCTCCAACACCGACTAACGCTGTACGGcccacaacaacagctgctccaactACGACAACTGCTGCTACAACCACAACCACTacggctccaaccacaacaacagcatcTCAATCCACAATAAGAGCTGTtccaaccacaactacagcagctccaaccacaaccaccaCTGCTCCATCCGTAACAGCAACTCcaaaagcaacaacagcagctccgaCCAAAACCACTGCTGCTCCGACCACAACCACTGCTGCTCCATctacaacagcagctccaaccactacaacagcagctccaaccacaaccgcagcagctccaaccacaacaacagctgctctAACCACAACTAACCCTGCTCCAACCTCAactacagctgctccaaccacatccacagcagctccaaccacaaccaccgCTCCTCcgaccacaacaacagct tACAGCAGCTCCAGTCAAAACAGCAKctccaaccacaactacagctgctccaaccacaacaacagcagctgcaaCCACATCTACAGCAGCTCCATCTACAACAGCAGCAGTTCCAACCActacaacagcagctccaatcACAACCGCAGCTGTtccaaccacaactacagcggctccaaccacaaccattGCTACTCCGACCACAACCACTGCTGCTCCGACCACAACCACCGCTGCTCCATctacaacagcagctccaaccactaCAACAGCAGTTCCATCCACAACCACAGCA CGGCTTCAgccacaacaacagcagctccaacctcaactacagcagctccaaccacatcCACAGCAGCTCCACCCACAACCACCTCTCCTCCGACCACAACAACAGCTACTCCAACCtcaacaacagctgctccaaccacaactgCAGTAGCTCCacccacaacaacagcagctccaacagtaacaacagcagctccaaccacaaccacagcttctCCAACCTCAACCACAGcttctccaaccacaactacagcggctccaaccacaactgCAGCGGCTCGAACC ctccaaccacaccCACCGCTGCTCCAACA CAGCTCCAATCACAACTACTGCTCCTCCAACTACAactacagcagctccaaccacaacaactgctCCTACCTCAACAACGGCTGCTCCCACCACAATCACTG ctgctccaaccacatcTACAGCAGCTCCATCTACAACAACAGCAGTTCCAACCActacaacagcagctccaaccacaaccgcAGCTGTTCCAACCACAAATacagcggctccaaccacaaccaccaCTGCTCCAACCGTAACAGCAACTCcaaaagcaacaacagcagctccgaCCACAAACACTGCTACTCCGACCACAACCACTGCTGCTCCGACCTCAACCACCGCTGCTCCATctacaacagcagctccaaccactaCAACAGCAgttccaaccacaaccacagcagtTCCAACCATAACCACAGGTGCTCAATCCACACCTACAGCGGCATCGgccacaacaacagcagctccaacctcAACTACAGCAGCTCCTACCACATCCACAGCAGCTCCACCCACAACCACCGCTCCTCCGACCACAACAACAGCTACTCCAACCtcaacaacagctgctccaaccacaactgCAGTAGCTCCacccacaacaacagcagctccaaccgtAACAACatcagctccaaccacaaccacagcttctCCAACCTCAACCACAGCTTCTCCAACCACATCTACAGCGGCTCCAACCACCACTGCAGCGGCTCCAACCGTAACAACAGCAgctgcaacaacaacagctccaaccacagcagctccaaccacaccCACCGCTGCTCCAACCGTAACAACAGCAggtccaacaacaacaacagctgtcCCAAACACAACAATGGCTACTTCAACCACAACTACAG cagctccaataACAACTACTGCTCCTCCAACTACAactacagcagctccaaccacaacaactgctccaaccacaacaacggCTGCTCCCACCACAACCACTGGTGGTTCAACCACAACAACAgaagctccaaccacaacaacagcagctccaaccacatcTACAGCAGCTCCAtctacaacaacagcagatccaACCACATCTACAGCAGCTCCATCTataacaacagcagctccaaccacatcTACAGCAGCTCCAtctacaacaacagcagctccaactacaaYaacagcagctccaaccacaacaactgcagctc